A stretch of the Ostrea edulis chromosome 9, xbOstEdul1.1, whole genome shotgun sequence genome encodes the following:
- the LOC130050499 gene encoding short-chain collagen C4-like, whose product MNKSVVYTRWGKKTCPSNAELVLSGFTGGSHYHQRGAAVEPLCLPLDPEWGQYKDGTDGDKAYVYGAEYETEYGLGNMRRLHQHDVPCAVCLIHNKSVLRVFPARKTCYKGWKLEYDGYLMAGYHNHPAATTYKCVDRNPDTITGGHSNHDGYLFYSVEAICGSLKCPPYVNGRELVCVVCSKA is encoded by the exons ATGAACAAAAGCGTTGTTTATACAAGATGGGGAAAGAAGACATGTCCCTCGAATGCAGAGTTGGTTCTCTCTG GATTTACCGGTGGTTCACATTATCATCAAAGGGGAGCGGCTGTTGAGCCCCTTTGTTTACCATTAGATCCAGAATGGGGCCAGTACAAAGATGGAACTGACGGTGATAAAGCTTATGTATATGGAGCAGAATACGAAACGGAATACGGTCTGGGTAACATGCGCAGACTCCATCAACATGACGTACCGTGTGCTGTCTGCCTGATTCATAATAAATCTGTTCTTAGAGTATTCCCAG CAAGGAAAACTTGTTACAAAGGTTGGAAATTGGAATATGATGGATATCTAATGGCGGGATATCATAATCATCCTGCTGCCACAACGTACAAATGTGTGGATAGGAACCCTGATACTATTACTGGGGGTCATTCTAATCACGATGGTTATCTCTTCTATTCCGTGGAGGCAATCTGTGGATCATTGAAATGTCCACCATACGTAAACGGACGGGAACTTGTATGTGTTGTCTGCTCCAAGGCCTAG